A single window of Aspergillus oryzae RIB40 DNA, chromosome 8 DNA harbors:
- a CDS encoding putative short chain dehydrogenase (dehydrogenases with different specificities (related to short-chain alcohol dehydrogenases)), giving the protein MASYSGRNAVVIGGSHGIGLSTAQLLVDKGAKVLVTGRSLGPIEAAKQQLKDTAEIVPCDITSTAAISDLVQTVQSFFGAGQSIDLLFVNAGYASLEPFATVSEESFRRTFDTNVFGAFFVAQKLTPLLKDGGSIVFTTSVANQVGIPGMATYSASKAAVRSFVQTLAAELVNRRIRVNAVSPGFVKTPTMGVASASSDDLREFENQGVQTTPLGRVGEPIEVARAVLFLAFEATFTTGSEVTLDGGLALLKAH; this is encoded by the coding sequence ATGGCATCCTACTCGGGCAGAAACGCGGTTGTCATCGGTGGTAGTCATGGCATCGGCCTATCAACAGCTCAGCTTCTGGTTGACAAGGGTGCAAAAGTCCTCGTCACCGGTCGAAGCCTTGGACCCATTGAAGCAGCAAAGCAACAACTAAAAGATACGGCCGAGATTGTACCATGTGATATCACTTCAACCGCTGCCATATCTGATCTTGTTCAGACGGTGCAGTCCTTTTTTGGTGCTGGACAAAGcatcgatcttctctttgtcaaCGCTGGTTATGCCTCTCTGGAGCCATTCGCTACTGTGTCAGAGGAGTCTTTTCGACGAACATTCGACACTAACGTATTCGGTGCCTTCTTCGTCGCACAAAAGCTTACCCCTCTCCTTAAAGATGGTGGTTCCATCGTATTCACCACCTCGGTCGCAAACCAGGTCGGCATCCCTGGCATGGCGACGTACTCGGCTTCCAAGGCTGCCGTCCGGTCTTTCGTGCAGACATTAGCAGCAGAGCTGGTTAATCGGAGAATACGGGTCAACGCAGTCTCTCCCGGTTTTGTGAAAACCCCAACGATGGGTGTTGCAAGCGCCTCGAGTGATGATCTACGGGAGTTCGAAAACCAGGGTGTTCAGACTACACCCTTAGGTAGGGTTGGAGAACCGATCGAGGTTGCGCGTGCCGTTTTGTTCCTCGCGTTCGAGGCCACCTTCACAACGGGCTCGGAGGTGACACTTGATGGTGGGTTAGCGCTACTGAAGGCGCATTAG
- a CDS encoding pectate lyase (predicted protein), with protein MYQKLLLVPLLLTSALASPHDASSHQKFHQLNERAAFPIPASKGSQTFKEPYYVKGTYDGGMKTFGRGVKCTGQKEGGDKDAVFIVADGGILRNAIIGADQIEGVHCEGSCTIENVWWQEVCEDALTFKGTGTGVHKVIGGGAQGADDKVIQHNSGGSAIIQDFTVQNFGKLYRSCGNCKKQFKRTVQISGVKASNGKTLVGINPNLGDSATIDGCASSVKEICVEYEGTDNNGKEPKKAHSGPSNTCKFKEPLASC; from the exons ATGTACCAGAAACTTCTCCTcgttcccctcctcctcacctcGGCTCTGGCCAGTCCTCACGATGCCTCTTCGCACCAGAAGTTCCACCAGCTGAACGAGCGCGCCGCATTCCCCATTCCCGCCTCCAAGGGTAGCCAGACCTTTAAGGAACCTTACTACGTCAAGGGTACCTATGATGGTGGCATGAAGACCTTCGGCCGTGGTGTCAAGTGTACCGGTCAGAAGGAGGGTGGTGACAAGGACgccgtcttcatcgtcgctgACGGTGGTATTCTCCGCAACGCCATCATTGGTGCTGACCAGATTGAGGGTGTGCACTGCGAGGGTTCTTGCACCATTGAGAACGTCTGGTGGCAAGAGGTCTGCGAAG ACGCCCTCACCTTCAAGGGTACCGGCACCGGCGTCCACAAGGTcattggcggtggtgccCAGGGCGCCGATGACAAGGTCATCCAGCACAACAGCGGCGGCTCTGCCATCATCCAGGACTTCACTGTCCAGAACTTCGGCAAGCTGTACCGCTCCTGCGGCAACTGCAAGAAGCAGTTCAAGCGTACCGTGCAGATCAGCGGTGTCAAGGCCAGCAACGGCAAGACCCTGGTCGGCATTAACCCTAACCTCGGCGACTCGGCCACCATTGATGGCTGTGCTAGCAGCGTTAAGGAGATCTGTGTTGAGTACGAGGGTACTGACAACAACGGCAAGGAGCCCAAGAAGGCTCACTCCGGCCCTAGCAACACCTGCAAGTTCAAGGAGCCTTTGGCTAGCTGCTAG
- a CDS encoding uncharacterized protein (glycerol uptake facilitator and related permeases (Major Intrinsic Protein Family)): MSTLPRGVLKPYAAEFLGTALLIVLGDGVVAQCLLSDYQYGTWLSINMSWAAAVCISGYLADPSPTINPAVTICTALIRPTPGQWKKLPGKLFAQFLGGFVGAALVYINYRSAIESWDPEYTIPGGSILSPQGHHSAGIFSTYPASTLGSNWEAAFNEVLGSAVLMFGGLTISDPANASRFYSPQLSSFLLLLAIGASLGWQTGYAINPARDFGPRLFSAIIYGREVFTAANYYFVVPLFAPIIGCIVGAATYDSLLYEGEGSHITDALDKVGDRDGSLRLD, translated from the exons ATGTCGACTCTCCCTAGGGGAGTCCTGAAACCATATGCTGCTGAATTCCTGGGAACAGCCCTCCTGATTGTCCTTGGAGACGGAGTGGTCGCACAATGTCTCCTATCTGATTATCAGTATGGCACTTGGCTCTCTATCAACATGTCATGGGCAGCCGCTGTCTGCATCTCCGGCTATCTGGCCGATCCCAGTCCAACCATTAATCCCGCCGTCACCATTTGTACGGCCCTCATTCGTCCTACACCAGGGCAATGGAAAAAATTGCCGGGTAAACTGTTCGCGCAGTTTCTGGGTGGTTTTGTTGGTGCGGCCCTGGTGTACATCAACTACCGGTCGGCCATTGAGTCCTGGGATCCTGAGTATACCATTCCAGGCGGATCAATTTTGAGCCCTCAAGGACACCACTCAGCAGGCATCTTCTCGACTTATCCTGCCTCCACGTTGGGGTCGAATTGGGAGGCTGCCTTCAATGAGGTGCTTGGATCGGCGGTGCTCATGTTTGGAGGTCTTACCATTTCAGACCCGGCAAATGCGTCTCGGTTCTATTCTCCCCAACTTTCCAGTTTTCTACTCCTTCTCGCGATTGGTGCTTCTTTGGGTTGGCAGACTGGATAC GCTATCAACCCGGCAAGAGACTTCGGCCCGAGACTGTTCTCTGCCATCATCTATGGTAGAGAGGTTTTCACTGCAGCCAACTATTACTTTGTCGTCCCTCTGTTCGCCCCAATTATCGGCTGCATTGTGGGAGCTGCAACCTATGACTCCCTCCTCTACGAGGGGGAGGGCTCTCATATTACGGATGCTCTCGACAAAGTAGGAGATCGGGATGGATCTCTCCGATTGGATTGA
- a CDS encoding uncharacterized protein (predicted protein) codes for MYLSKIISISFLAALAGAAATPSNLEARQESSCSQAQSALKQTSQHYKSLADQWNGSAKRAIQQLLSQLNAETANIADICAKLAEAEKSAHESYGGIQVQEYGWLLEGPQKINSKSNMRRTQGFQQPSEENMYPCWNAVHSSFAHGWV; via the exons ATGTATCTCTCCAAGATAAtctccatctctttcctcgCGGCCCTCGCCGGTGCTGCTGCGACACCTTCCAACCTTGAAGCACGCCAGGAGAGCTCATGCAGCCAGGCACAGTCCGCGCTCAAGCAAACATCTCAGCACTACAAATCGTTGGCCGACCAATGGAATGGAAGCGCAAAG AGGGCGATACAACAACTTCTTTCTCAGTTAAATGCAGAAACTGCCAATATTGCGGATATCTGTGCCAAGCTCGCCGAGGCGGAGAAAAGTGCACATGAATCTTA CGGTGGCATTCAGGTTCAAGAATATGGATGGCTACTAGAAGGTCCACAGAAGATAAATAGCAAGTCTAATATGCGAAGAACTCAAGGCTTCCAGCAACCGTCTGAAGAGAATATGTATC CTTGCTGGAATGCTgttcattcttcctttgctCATGGTTGGGTATAG
- a CDS encoding isopenicillin N synthase family dioxygenase (isopenicillin N synthase and related dioxygenases), with protein MATQTYTQIELLSANGTVLRRVSTAPPRLPTNDEIPIIDLAPIDGTLDERKALTSRIKAASENTGFFYIRNHRIPEELIQTSLSQAKTFFDQPLSEKMKIDSSASNVSSGYHGVGSTQSDLSIFALALGEREDYFDDVTSHPGADALYIHYPGIPDVAADSDIDVGIGSHTDIQCFTLLWQDNSGGLQVLSAQDEWLDARPIEGTLVVNIGDFLQRLSNNKFKSTVHRVYNRQPDSRYSMPFFFGFNPEAVCKVVPSCVDDEHPPLYEPISCGEVCS; from the exons ATGGCTACGCAAACATACACACAAATCGAACTCTTGAGCGCCAATGGCACGGTGTTGCGCCGCGTATCAACTGCGCCTCCAAGACTGCCAACAAATGATGAAATCCCAATCATTGATCTGGCACCCATCGATGGCACTctggatgaaagaaaggcCTTGACTTCCAGGATCAAAGCGGCATCCGAGAACACAGGCTTCTTTTATATTCGCAATCATAGGATCCCCGAGGAGCTAATTCAAACCTCCCTGTCGCAAGCAAAGACCTTCTTCGACCAGCCACTAAgtgagaagatgaagattgATTCTAGTGCCTCCAATGTTTCGTCCGGTTACCATGGAGTGGGGAGCACACAG TCAGATCTCAGCATTTTTGCTCTCGCGCTCGGCGAACGAGAAGACTACTTTGACGATGTCACCAGTCATCCGGGTGCAGATGCACTCTATATCCATTATCCGGGAATACCAGATGTTGCGGCCGACTCAGATATCGACGTTGGCATTGGATCACACACTGACATCCAATGTTTCACTCTTCTCTGGCAGGACAACTCCGGCGGCTTGCAGGTATTGTCTGCTCAGGATGAGTGGCTTGACGCCCGCCCAATTGAAGGAACACTCGTAGTCAACATTGGGGACTTCCTTCAACGCCTTTCCAACAATAAATTCAAATCTACGGTTCACAGAGTATATAACCGTCAACCAGACTCGCGTTATTCGatgccttttttctttgggttcaaCCCCGAGGCAGTCTGTAAGGTTGTTCCATCCTGcgtggatgatgagcatCCGCCTCTGTACGAGCCAATCTCATGCGGTGAAGTATGCTCCTAG
- a CDS encoding uncharacterized protein (uridine permease/thiamine transporter/allantoin transport), whose amino-acid sequence MSSYKLARRSFTLKLLATLHERLIVKSVDRDGIPRTAEFLDNDSLRPTRVQDRTWTQITYLAFWFSASGNVSNLYAASTGLTVGLSMWESIICQLGGQILAGILMALNGRAGALYRIPFPVLCRSSWGSLGALWPTFNRAVMAIVWNGVNAVQGAQCLNVLLHSIFPSMANIPNTMGAKSALTSAGMICFFVFWYLHPSMLAVLFLNCAFLFIPIPKMRILVYIKVVAYYSATVAMLAWTLSLSGSSKHTLRSHSTIHGTEKSWMVAKFFWLGLASVATFVSNAADLQRYARRRNDVILGQVFSFHVANFIIAIMGCVIAATSEPIFGELIWNPISILERLMEGDRYTAGNRSGCFFYLSWVCLLNYLHQYIRELHTVSLFYVPFAATHYDLIHTQILSYAICPWYLLPSAAVFIKFLSSYQIFLSVIAGILLCDYYLIRRGRLCIPELYTMNPEGRYHYLRGINFRAFAVYLVSIATSFYGFLSQLGVKAPLSIQRFYYGSYPTGLLIAFLGYHLSCLCFPIVGMVRTRGWYEPREYIDVHDSARDDTTMDFDGVDVSRRESDAFDSVAAEGIKRDEDMKRAIA is encoded by the exons ATGAGTAGCTATAAATTAGCCCGTAGGAGCT TCACCTTGAAACTCTTAGCTACTCTACACGAGAGATTGATCGTGAAAAGTGTCGACCGAGATGGCATCCCTCGGACGGCTGAATTCCTCGACAATGACTCGCTAAGGCCTACAAGGGTACAAGACCGAACATGGACTCAGATCACTTACTTGGCCTTTTGGTTCTCGGCATCGGGAAATGTGAGCAATCTCTACGCTGCTTCCACTGGCTTGACGGTCGGATTGTCCATGTGGGAGTCAATTATCTGTCAATTAGGTGGACAGATCTTGGCAGGCATTCTCATGGCTCTGAATGGTCGCGCTGGTGCTTTGTATCGCATCCCTTTCCCTGTTCTCTGTCGGTCTAGTTGGGGTTCACTTGGGGCTCTTTGGCCTACGTTTAACCGTGCAGTAATGGCCATTGTATGGAACGGTGTCAATGCTGTCCAGGGTGCGCAGTGTCTGAA TGTACTGCTTCATTCCATCTTCCCATCGATGGCGAACATTCCTAATACCATGGGCGCCAAGTCTGCCCTTACCAGTGCAGGAATGATATGCTTTTTCGTGTTCTGGTACTTGCATCCATCCATGTTGGCCGTCTT GTTTCTTAACTGCGCATTTCTATTTATCCCTATCCCCAAGATGAGGATACTAGTATATATCAAAGTGGTAGCTTATTATAGTGCCACGGTCGCTATGCTGGCTTGGACACTGTCTTTATCTGGATCTTCCAAGCACACACTTCGGTCGCATTCAACAATCCACGGTACCGAAAAGTCCTGGATGGTTGCCAAATTCTTCTGGCTAGGGCTTGCAAGCGTTGCCACCTTTGTCTCCAATGCTGCCGATCTCCAGCGATATGCTAGACGGCGGAATGATGTTATCTTGGGGCAAGTGTTCAGCTTTCATGTGGCCAACTTTATCATTGCCATCATGGGCTGTGTTATCGCTGCTACCAGTGAACCTATATTTGGAGAG CTTATATGGAACCCCATTAGTATTCTCGAACGTCTCATGGAAGGTGATCGCTATACAGCTGGGAACCGATCGGGTTGCTTTTTTTATCTCTCTTGGGTTTGTCTACTCAACTATCTTCACCAATATATTCGAGAACTCCATACCGTAAGTCTATTTTATGTCCCCTTTGCAGCTACTCACTATGATCTAATTCACACGCAGA TACTATCCTACGCCATTTGTCCTTGGTATTTACTGCCATCAGCCGCTGTTTTCATTAAGTTTCTCTCCTCCTATCAGATCTTTCTCTCCGTCATTGCAGGAATCCTACTCTGCGACTATTACCTGATTCGCCGAGGCCGCCTTTGTATCCCAGAATTGTACACCATGAATCCAGAGGGTCGCTACCATTACCTGCGCGGAATCAATTTCCGTGCCTTCGCAGTGTATTTAGTCTCAATAGCCACAAGCTTTTATGGATTTCTGAGTCAGCTGGGTGTAAAGGCGCCGCTATCTATTCAACGGTTCTATTACGGCTCGTACCCGACGGGGCTGTTGATTGCATTCCTTGGTTATCATTTATCATGCCTTTGCTTCCCTATCGTGGGAATGGTGCGAACTCGTGGCTGGTACGAACCTAGAGAGTATATTGATGTCCATGATTCAGCCAGAGATGACACCACAATGGATtttgatggtgttgatgtctCCAGGCGGGAGAGTGATGCATTTGATTCCGTTGCTGCAGAAGGTATAAAAAGAGACGAAGATATGAAACGGGCTATCGCATGA